The Hahella sp. HNIBRBA332 genome window below encodes:
- a CDS encoding baseplate J/gp47 family protein, with protein sequence MNDHHADFARLVKEAGIPTTEAELRTVWENEVAAQGVAFNNNSEYSPWWRIVSALVTKPVLWLVDLLITGVLPQMFVKTASGSALDLLAWGVAVERKQAAKARGRVQFTRGDLSGELEIAAGTWIQSASINGRIYRLQTTRAQRFKDGEAHLLVEVEAADTGSGYNLAAGYYAVTPNPIPGVMVTNLDNWLLHPGADRETDDALRLRVRNQFSAVNQWHTDAVYTAIIASFDGVSVDNVFFEHEAPRGPGTANAFILFETGTPDAAFLARIQARISDEGNHGHGDDLQVFAMPETLHDVSADLWAVSHLDAAAREQLRLAVTQFIRAAFRENQDYQPTRTFPFSRFSFSRLAQELHTAFPALASIDFKTSDITSQMDIPRLKSLTVTLP encoded by the coding sequence ATGAACGATCACCACGCGGACTTTGCGCGCCTGGTCAAAGAGGCGGGCATTCCGACCACCGAGGCGGAACTAAGAACCGTCTGGGAAAACGAAGTCGCCGCCCAAGGCGTGGCGTTCAACAACAACAGCGAGTATTCGCCCTGGTGGCGCATCGTGTCGGCGCTGGTGACCAAGCCCGTGCTATGGCTGGTGGATCTGCTGATTACTGGTGTGCTGCCGCAAATGTTCGTGAAGACCGCCAGCGGCTCCGCCCTGGATCTGCTGGCCTGGGGCGTGGCGGTGGAGCGCAAGCAGGCGGCCAAGGCGCGCGGGCGCGTGCAGTTCACTCGGGGCGATTTGTCGGGCGAGTTGGAAATCGCGGCGGGAACCTGGATTCAAAGCGCGAGCATTAACGGGCGCATCTATCGTCTACAGACCACCCGAGCGCAACGCTTTAAAGACGGCGAAGCCCACTTGCTGGTGGAAGTGGAAGCGGCGGACACGGGCAGCGGTTACAACCTGGCGGCGGGCTATTACGCGGTGACGCCGAACCCCATCCCCGGGGTGATGGTCACCAATCTGGACAACTGGCTGTTGCATCCAGGCGCGGATCGCGAGACCGACGACGCCTTGCGCCTGCGGGTGCGCAACCAGTTCAGCGCGGTGAACCAATGGCACACCGACGCGGTGTATACGGCGATCATCGCCAGTTTCGACGGCGTCAGCGTGGACAACGTGTTTTTTGAGCATGAAGCGCCGCGCGGTCCCGGCACGGCCAACGCCTTTATCTTGTTTGAAACCGGCACGCCCGACGCGGCCTTTTTGGCGCGCATCCAGGCGCGGATCTCTGACGAGGGCAACCACGGCCACGGCGATGATCTGCAAGTGTTCGCCATGCCGGAAACCCTGCACGACGTCAGCGCGGATCTGTGGGCGGTCAGTCATCTGGACGCCGCCGCGCGGGAGCAGTTAAGGCTGGCGGTGACGCAGTTTATCCGGGCCGCGTTTCGGGAGAATCAGGACTACCAGCCGACGCGGACCTTTCCGTTTAGCCGGTTTTCCTTCAGCCGCCTGGCGCAGGAGCTACACACGGCGTTTCCGGCGCTGGCGTCCATTGATTTTAAAACGAGCGATATCACCAGCCAGATGGACATTCCCCGGTTGAAGTCGCTGACGGTGACCCTGCCATGA
- a CDS encoding DUF2590 family protein produces MADFIDLFIVNNDISLDAIGVPQEISGRASIAQDIKHMIRDSGLLVELIGERNPEKVALNLSRIETRVENDARITPGTAKVTRTDLETVYITAKTLKYGHIEFYL; encoded by the coding sequence ATGGCGGACTTTATCGATCTTTTTATCGTTAACAACGATATCAGCCTGGACGCCATCGGCGTGCCGCAGGAAATCAGCGGGCGCGCGTCCATCGCCCAGGATATCAAACACATGATCCGCGACAGCGGTCTGCTGGTGGAGCTGATCGGCGAGCGCAACCCGGAAAAAGTGGCGTTGAACCTGAGCCGCATCGAAACCCGGGTGGAGAACGACGCCCGCATTACGCCTGGCACGGCCAAGGTTACGCGCACGGATCTGGAAACGGTTTATATCACCGCCAAAACCCTGAAATACGGACACATCGAGTTTTATCTATGA